TTTCGCCACCCGGTTCCGGCGTGCGGAAGCACGACCGGCGAACCGCGCGGACGGTTCATCTGCGCTGCCGCGCAGGAAAAGGATTCGACCACGCCCGCTCAAGCCGCGAAGCCTCTCGCAAATAGGTGCCCGGGAACTCGCGCGCAGGTTTTCCCAATCGCGTTACACTGGCTCGCCTATGACCCCGGGTTCTGGAGCCATGCCGTTCAACCTCGGCGATCTGGTCGATCGCACGCAGGACCTCGACGCCCCGGCGCTGCTCGACTGTCTCGACTGGGAGCGGCCCGCGCACTACAGCCATCGCGACCTGGACCGGCTGGCCTGTTCGGTCGCCGACGGCCTGATGCGCCGCGGCTACCGGGCCAGCCAGCGCATCGGTATTCTGAGCGCCAATCGCGCCGAGTTCCTTGCCGCCTACTTCGGCATCATGCGCGCGGGGCTGGCCGCCGTCCCGATCAATCACAAGTTTCCGCGCGCCACCATCGAGTTCGTGCTGCGGGATTCGGACGTGCGCCTGGTGTTCTGCGACGCGGCGCGGCGCGGCCTTTTGCCGGACGGCATGCCGAGTGTCGAGCTCGATACGGAGTGGCGCGATTTCCTCGGCGCGCCCGAATTCGAAACCGTTCGTCCTGCACCCGACGCAGCCGCCATGATCCTGTACACCTCGGGCTCCACCGGGCGGCCCAAGGGCGTGCCGCTGCATCACGCCGGCCAACTCTGGGCCGTGCGCACGCGCCTGGCCGGCGGACCGTACCGGGATCATCGGTTGCTCGTCGCGGCGCCGCTATTCCATATGAATGCGCTCGGCACGTCGAAGTTCGTCTTTGCCGCGCATGCGAGCATGGTGCTGTTGCCGCAGTTCGATGCGCGCCGTTACGTCGAGGCGATCGGCCGCTTCCAGGTCACCTGGATCACCTCGGTCCCGACCATGATGGCGCTCGCGGTGCGGGAACAGGAAACGCTGGCGAAGACCGACGTGCGCAGCGTGCGCACGGTACGCATGGGGTCGGCACCGGTGACGCAGAAGCTGATCGACGATATTCGCCACCTCTTCTCGGGCGCGACCGTGACCAATGCCTACGGCACGACCGAAGCGGGGCCGGTGATGTTCGGTCCTTCGCGGGACGGGCGCAAGAAGCCCGACTTGGCGCTCGGCTGGCCGTTCCCGGAGGTCGAAGTGCGCCTTGTGGATGCGCAAGGCCACGACTGCGACCAAGGGGTGCTGTGGATACGCACGCCGGCGAACATGAAGGGCTATATCAACCTGCCCGAAAAGACGCGCGAGGTGCTCACGCCGGAGGGCTGGTACATCTCGGGCGACGTCTTCCGCCGCGACGCGCAAGGCGCCTACTACTTTGTCGGCCGCACCGACGACATGTTCGTCTGCGGCGGCGAGAACATCTATCCGGGCGAAGTGGAGCACATGCTCGAAGCCCATCCGGATATCGTGCAGGCCTGCGTGGTTCCGGTGCCCGACGAGATCAAGTTCGAGAAGCCGTTCGCGTTCGTGGTCTTGCGCGCTGGCGCAACGCTCACTGAAGACGACGTCAAGCGCTATGCGCTGGAGCATGCGCCCGCCTACCAGCATCCGCGCCAAGTCGTCTTCATGCCCGCGTTGCCGCTCGCCGGCACCAACAAGGTGGATCGCAAGGCCCTGTCGGAGATCGCGGTTGCGCGNNNNNNNNNNNNNNNNNNNNNNNNNNNNNNNNNNNNNNNNNNNNNNNNNNNNNNNNNNNNNNNNNNNNNNNNNNNNNNNNNNNNNNNNNNNNNNNNNNNNNNNNNNNNNNNNNNNNNNNNNNNNNNNNNNNNNNNNNNNNNNNNNNNNNNNNNNNNNNNNNNNNGAGAGATCAGGCAATGAAAGCGGCGGTCATACGCCAACACGGCGGGCCGGGCTCGATCGGTGTGGAGAACGACTTCCCCGATCCCAAGCCCGCACCCGGCGAAGTGGTGATCGCGGTCAAGGCCGCGACGCTCAACTATCACGACATCTTCACCCGCCGCGGCATGCCGGGGATCAAGGTGCCGATGCCGTGCATCATGGGACTCGATTTCGCCGGCGAGATCGCAGAAATCGGCCCGGGCGTGGATGGCAACTGGCGCGTCGGCCAGCGCGTCATGGTGGATCCGGTGGACCGCGTCGGACCGGGCGGGCTGCTGGGCGAGATGCGCCCGGGCGGGCTGGCGCAATACTGTGCCGTTCCCGCCCATCACCTGGTCGAATTACCGGCCGAGGTTTCGTACGAAGCCGCAGCCGCGCTGCCGGTTGCGTACGGCACGGCGGTTCGCATGATGCACACGATCGGCCAGGTGAAGCAGGGCGAGAGGGTGCTCATCCTCGGCGCTTCGGGCGGTGTCGGCACCTGCTGCGTGCAGCTCGCCAAGCTCGCGGGTTGCGAAGTCATCGCCTGCGCTTCCAGCGAATCGAAATTGAAGCGCCTGGGCAGCCTCGGCGCCGACCACCTGGTCGACTACACGCAGCAGGACTTCGTGAAGTGGGTGTTCGAGAAATGGGGCAAGCCGCACCGGCGCAAGTTCGAGGGCGGCGTCGACGTGGTGGTGAATTTCACCGGCGGCGACACCTGGGTCAAATCGCTGCGCGCCTTGCATCGTCGCGGCCGGCTGCTGACCTGCGGCGCCACCGCCGGCTACGATCCGAAGGAAGACCTGCGCTTCATCTGGACCTTCGAGCTGCAGGTGCTGGGCTCCAACGGCTGGATGCGTGAAGACCTGCATCTGCTGCTCGACATGATCCGCGACGGGCGCCTGAACCCGGCGATCGACCGGGAGCTGCCGCTCGAACAGGTGAACGAGGCGTTCCGCCTGCTGGAAGAGCGGGAAGTGTTCGGCAAGGTCGTGCTGAAAGCGGTGTAGCAATGAGCGAGCAGCCAGCGAAAAACTGAGCGCGGTTCAAGTCAAGGCGGTGCAGCGATGAGCGAAGCAGCGAGCGAAAGACTGGTGCGGTCGAAGTCAAGGCGGTGCAGCGATGAGTGAAGCGGCGAGCGAGAAACTGAGCGCGGCCGAAGTGCAGGCGCTGTTCGATGCCTCTCCCTTCATCGGCTTCCTCGGCTTGCAGGTGGTGTCGGTCGATCACGACGCAGCCGAAATCCAGGTGCGCATGCCGCTGCGGCCCGAGCTGGAACGCCGCCGCGGCACCAAGCAGTTCCATGGCGGTCCGATCGCCTCGTTCGTCGACACCGTGGGCGATTTCGCGATCGGCATGGCCGTCGGCGGCGGAGTGCCGACGATGAACCTGCGCATCGATTATCTGCGGCCTGCGGTCGGCGACTCGCTGCTCGGTACGGGACGTGTGCGCCGCGCGGGAAAGACTGCCGCGGTGATCGACGTCGATGTCAGCGACGAGCAGGGGCGGCTGGTCGCGATCGGACGCGGGACGTACTCGAGTCAGCGGGGGTAGTTGTCAGCCGGCGCGCGGTGCTTCGAAAACCACACCACCCCGCCTCCTTCGCCGGCACCCCGCCTCGTGAGAGGCGGGGAAGATTCAAAGCATTCCCCTCCTCATGGGGGCCGGGAAGATTCAAAACATTCCCCTCCTCATGAGCAGTATTAGCCCCGCAGGCGGGCAGGCGCGGTTAAGAAACCTGGTTGGGTTTCTTGAGAGAGGCCGGGAAGATTCAAAACATTCCCCTCCTGCGAAGGAGGGGCTGGACGCGACAACGTCGCGGACGGGGTGGTCCAGAACTACTTCTGCTCCGACTGCAAAATCTCGAAAGCGGCGTGCAGCGCCTTTTCGTACTTGGTCTTCTCGCGCGCAATTTCGTCTTCGGACCAGGTCCACAGTCCTTTCCTGGCCTTCATGCCGATCTCGCCCTTCTGCACCATCGTCCTCAGCATCTCGGGCGGCGCGGACGCATTCGACAGGCTCGGATAAATGCTGCTGCCGGAGAAGTAGTTGGTGTCCCAGCCCGACATCTCCTTCTGCATGAGCGGACCGCAGGCAACGAAGCGGAAACCGAAGCCGTAACGCACGGTGGCGTCGATGCCTTCCGCGGTCGCGATGCCGTTGTCGAGCAGCCAGAACGCTTCCCGCAGGAGCGCATGCTGCATGCGATTGGCGAGAAAGCCGGGGATGTCCTTCTTCACCACTACCGGAACCTTGCCGGCCGACTTCATGGTCGCTTCCACCTGCTCGGCCACCGCCGGGTCGGTGAACTCGGCGCAAATCACTTCGACCAGCGGAACGATGTGCGCCGGCATGAAGAAATGCGCGCCGCAGACCCGGGCCCGCGTGCGCAGGTGCTTGCCGATCTCGGTGACGGGGAAGCTCGAGGTGTTGGTCGCGAGCGGCACGTCGGGACGTGCGAGCGTTTCCAGTTCGGCGAACACGCGATGCTTGAGCGCGAGGTCTTCGGTGACGGCCTCGATGACGAGCTCGATCGAGCTCCATGGGAGCTCTGCAAGCTGCG
Above is a window of Betaproteobacteria bacterium DNA encoding:
- a CDS encoding hotdog fold thioesterase, whose protein sequence is MSEAASEKLSAAEVQALFDASPFIGFLGLQVVSVDHDAAEIQVRMPLRPELERRRGTKQFHGGPIASFVDTVGDFAIGMAVGGGVPTMNLRIDYLRPAVGDSLLGTGRVRRAGKTAAVIDVDVSDEQGRLVAIGRGTYSSQRG
- a CDS encoding zinc-binding dehydrogenase, with the protein product MKAAVIRQHGGPGSIGVENDFPDPKPAPGEVVIAVKAATLNYHDIFTRRGMPGIKVPMPCIMGLDFAGEIAEIGPGVDGNWRVGQRVMVDPVDRVGPGGLLGEMRPGGLAQYCAVPAHHLVELPAEVSYEAAAALPVAYGTAVRMMHTIGQVKQGERVLILGASGGVGTCCVQLAKLAGCEVIACASSESKLKRLGSLGADHLVDYTQQDFVKWVFEKWGKPHRRKFEGGVDVVVNFTGGDTWVKSLRALHRRGRLLTCGATAGYDPKEDLRFIWTFELQVLGSNGWMREDLHLLLDMIRDGRLNPAIDRELPLEQVNEAFRLLEEREVFGKVVLKAV
- a CDS encoding AMP-binding protein — encoded protein: MPFNLGDLVDRTQDLDAPALLDCLDWERPAHYSHRDLDRLACSVADGLMRRGYRASQRIGILSANRAEFLAAYFGIMRAGLAAVPINHKFPRATIEFVLRDSDVRLVFCDAARRGLLPDGMPSVELDTEWRDFLGAPEFETVRPAPDAAAMILYTSGSTGRPKGVPLHHAGQLWAVRTRLAGGPYRDHRLLVAAPLFHMNALGTSKFVFAAHASMVLLPQFDARRYVEAIGRFQVTWITSVPTMMALAVREQETLAKTDVRSVRTVRMGSAPVTQKLIDDIRHLFSGATVTNAYGTTEAGPVMFGPSRDGRKKPDLALGWPFPEVEVRLVDAQGHDCDQGVLWIRTPANMKGYINLPEKTREVLTPEGWYISGDVFRRDAQGAYYFVGRTDDMFVCGGENIYPGEVEHMLEAHPDIVQACVVPVPDEIKFEKPFAFVVLRAGATLTEDDVKRYALEHAPAYQHPRQVVFMPALPLAGTNKVDRKALSEIAVAR
- a CDS encoding 3-hydroxyacyl-CoA dehydrogenase; the protein is MANRGVTIIGGGIMGGDIATSFAVAGWDVHVMSPSQKTRDALPGRVAKGLERLGADAALGSAVRAYTQLAELPWSSIELVIEAVTEDLALKHRVFAELETLARPDVPLATNTSSFPVTEIGKHLRTRARVCGAHFFMPAHIVPLVEVICAEFTDPAVAEQVEATMKSAGKVPVVVKKDIPGFLANRMQHALLREAFWLLDNGIATAEGIDATVRYGFGFRFVACGPLMQKEMSGWDTNYFSGSSIYPSLSNASAPPEMLRTMVQKGEIGMKARKGLWTWSEDEIAREKTKYEKALHAAFEILQSEQK